A part of Gambusia affinis linkage group LG21, SWU_Gaff_1.0, whole genome shotgun sequence genomic DNA contains:
- the olfm3a gene encoding noelin-3a — MRVLLSVLYPLLSLTVFGLYPSMTIGPREGWQVYSSAQDADGRCICTVVAPEQSLCSRDAKSRQLRQLLEKVQNMSQSIEVLNLRTQRDFQYVIKMENQMKGLRTKFRQVEDDRKSIMAKNFQELKDKMDELKPLIPVLEQYKMDAALISQFKEEIRNLSVVLTGIQEEIGAYDYDELYQRVLRLDTRLRSCMGKLTCGKLMKITGPVTIKTSGTRFGAWMTDPLATTRNNRVWYMDSYTNSKIVREYKTIDDFVSGVVSQTYSLPFKWEGTNHIVYNGSLYYNKYQSNIIVKYNFETGTVLAQRALEFAGFHNMYPYTWGGYSDIDVMADELGMWAVYATNQNAGNVVISQIDPDTLQVLKTWNTEYSKRNAGESFMICGTLYITNSHLSGAKVYYAYSTKTSSYEYIDIPFHNQYFHMSMLDYNARERALYAWNNGHQVIFNVTLFHVIKTEDDS; from the exons ATGAGGGTCCTTCTGAGCGTCCTGTACCCGCTCCTTTCCCTCACCGTGTTCGGACTCTATCCGTCCATG ACCATCGGCCCTAGGGAGGGCTGGCAGGTGTACAGCTCAGCCCAGGATGCTGACGGCCGCTGCATCTGCACCGTGGTCGCGCCGGAACAGAGCCTGTGCTCCAGAGATGCCAAAAGCAGACAGCTTCGACAGCTGCTGGAGAAG GTGCAGAACATGTCTCAGTCCATTGAAGTGCTGAACCTGCGCACTCAGAGGGATTTCCAATATGTCATAAAGATGGAGAACCAAATGAAAGGCCTCAGGACCAAGTTCAGACAGGTTGAAGATGACAGGAAATCCATCATGGCCAAGAATTTCCAG GAGCTTAAGGACAAGATGGACGAGCTGAAGCCGTTGATCCCCGTGCTGGAGCAGTATAAGATGGACGCCGCGCTCATCTCCCAGTTCAAGGAGGAGATCAGGAACCTGTCGGTGGTGTTGACGGGCATCCAGGAAGAGATCGGGGCCTACGACTACGACGAGCTGTACCAGCGGGTCCTGCGGCTGGACACCAGGCTGCGCAGCTGCATGGGCAAACTAA CATGCGGGAAATTAATGAAAATCACTGGACCCGTTACGATAAAGACATCTGGAACCCGGTTTGGGGCTTGGATGACGGATCCGCTTGCAACAACCCGAAACAACAGG GTTTGGTACATGGACAGTTATACCAACAGCAAGATTGTCCGCGAGTACAAGACGATAGACGACTTTGTGTCGGGAGTGGTTTCACAAACCTACAGCCTCCCGTTTAAATGGGAGGGAACCAACCACATCGTCTACAACGGCTCGCTTTACTACAACAAGTACCAGAGCAACATAATCGTCAAGTACAACTTCGAGACGGGCACCGTACTCGCCCAAAGAGCCCTGGAGTTCGCCGGCTTCCACAACATGTACCCGTACACCTGGGGAGGGTACTCCGACATCGACGTCATGGCCGACGAACTGGGAATGTGGGCCGTGTACGCCACCAATCAGAACGCCGGCAACGTTGTCATCTCACAGATAGACCCCGACACCCTGCAGGTGCTGAAGACTTGGAATACGGAATACTCCAAGAGGAACGCGGGCGAATCGTTCATGATCTGCGGGACGCTTTATATCACCAATTCCCACCTGTCAGGAGCGAAGGTTTACTACGCGTACTCCACCAAGACGTCCAGCTACGAATACATAGACATCCCTTTCCACAACCAGTACTTTCACATGTCCATGCTTGACTATAACGCCAGAGAGCGGGCGCTGTACGCCTGGAACAACGGACACCAAGTGATCTTTAATGTTACTCTGTTTCATGTCATAAAAACTGAAGACGACTCCTAA